In Hevea brasiliensis isolate MT/VB/25A 57/8 chromosome 13, ASM3005281v1, whole genome shotgun sequence, a single genomic region encodes these proteins:
- the LOC110643173 gene encoding berberine bridge enzyme-like 21, translating to MAKATTLLAILLVLVFNLSGFSSLTLAARDDSVYESFLQCLKSKTNPQDQISDIVYSQTNLSYTSVLRAYIRNARLNTSTTPKPLIIITPKQISHVQAAVICTKKVDYQLKIRSGGHDYEGISYISNVPFFVLDMFNLRSMEVDVKNETAWVQSGATLGELYYKIRKKSKVHGFPAGVCFTIGVGGHFSGGGYGNMLRKYGLAVDNVLDVQMVDANGKLLDRKTMGEGLFWAIRGGGGGSFGVIISYKIRLVSVPETVTVFRVERTLEENATDFVFKWQLVAPKTDNGLFMRMLLQPSTSKTNKTQKTIRASIVALYLGNADTLVSLLAKEFPEMELKKDNCNETSWIQSVIWWANYDIGTSPEVLLDRDIDSAKFLKRKSDYVQTPIPKDKLNGIWQLMIELGKTGLVFNPYGGRMSEIPATKTPFPHRAGNLFKIQYSVTWDEAGSTAENEYLSQPRKLYRYMTPFVSKNPRGAFFPYRDLDIGVMKAGKNSYEEGSVYGKKYFNGNFDRLVKVKTAVDPDNFFRNEQSIPTLPTKA from the coding sequence ATGGCCAAAGCAACAACGCTTTTGGCCATTCTTCTTGTTCTTGTGTTTAACCTTTCTGGTTTCTCTTCTTTGACATTGGCTGCAAGAGATGATTCAGTCTATGAATCTTTCCTCCAATGCCTGAAAAGCAAAACAAACCCACAAGACCAAATCTCAGACATAGTCTATTCCCAAACCAATTTATCGTACACTTCAGTTCTTCGAGCCTACATTCGAAATGCTCGACTGAATACCTCCACAACCCCTAAACCACTAATCATTATAACCCCTAAACAGATTTCCCATGTCCAGGCTGCTGTTATCTGCACCAAAAAGGTTGATTACCAACTCAAAATCCGCAGCGGTGGCCATGACTATGAAGGgatttcttacatttctaacgtTCCCTTTTTCGTTCTTGATATGTTTAATCTTCGATCCATGGAAGTAGATGTTAAAAATGAAACTGCTTGGGTTCAGAGTGGTGCTACTCTTGGTGAACTTTATTATAAAATCAGGAAGAAGAGCAAAGTTCATGGTTTCCCTGCTGGGGTTTGTTTTACAATTGGCGTTGGTGGGCATTTTAGTGGGGGTGGATATGGCAACATGTTGAGGAAGTATGGTTTGGCAGTGGATAACGTCCTTGATGTTCAAATGGTTGATGCTAATGGCAAGCTTTTGGATAGAAAAACAATGGGTGAGGGTCTTTTTTGGGCAATTCGAGGAGGTGGGGGTGGAAGTTTTGGTGTCATAATCTCTTACAAAATCAGGCTTGTTTCTGTTCCCGAGACTGTTACTGTTTTCAGAGTTGAAAGAACTCTTGAAGAAAATGCTACTGATTTTGTTTTCAAGTGGCAACTTGTTGCTCCGAAAACAGATAATGGTCTCTTCATGAGGATGCTATTGCAGCCTTCGACCTCCAAGACAAACAAAACTCAGAAAACCATTAGAGCATCGATTGTGGCTTTGTATTTGGGAAACGCTGATACTCTTGTGTCCTTATTGGCCAAGGAATTCCCTGAAATGGAGTTGAAGAAAGATAATTGCAATGAGACGAGTTGGATTCAATCTGTCATCTGGTGGGCAAATTATGATATTGGAACATCGCCTGAGGTTCTGCTTGATAGAGATATTGACTCTGCCAAAttcctgaagagaaaatcagattatgTCCAGACTCCAATACCTAAAGACAAGTTGAATGGGATTTGGCAGTTGATGATTGAATTGGGAAAAACAGGATTAGTTTTCAATCCATACGGTGGAAGAATGAGTGAAATTCCTGCAACTAAAACTCCCTTTCCACATCGAGCAGGGAACTTGTTCAAGATCCAATATTCAGTGACTTGGGATGAAGCAGGAAGCACAGCAGAGAACGAGTACTTGTCTCAGCCAAGGAAGCTGTACAGATATATGACTCCATTTGTGTCCAAAAATCCAAGGGGTGCATTTTTTCCCTACAGGGATCTTGATATTGGTGTGATGAAAGCTGGTAAAAACAGCTATGAGGAGggtagtgtctatggaaagaaaTACTTTAATGGCAACTTTGATAGATTGGTAAAAGTGAAGACAGCAGTTGATCCAGACAATTTCTTCAGGAATGAACAGAGCATCCCTACTCTTCCAACCAAGGCATAG